A stretch of Nonomuraea africana DNA encodes these proteins:
- a CDS encoding GNAT family N-acetyltransferase codes for MMIRSATAADLAAVAAIYAHYVATSVATFDEVAPEAAFWSGRLRELDERGLPFLVAEEEGEVAGYALASQWRPKPAYRHTVEDSIYLAPGRTGRGLGRALLGELLPRCAKGGIRQVVAVIADTGEPGSAALHRAFGFEAAGRLKGVGFKLGRWVDTELMQLDLTR; via the coding sequence ATGATGATCCGTTCCGCCACCGCCGCCGACCTGGCCGCGGTCGCCGCCATCTATGCCCACTACGTCGCCACCAGCGTGGCCACCTTCGACGAGGTCGCACCGGAGGCCGCCTTCTGGTCCGGTCGCCTGAGAGAGCTGGACGAGCGGGGTCTGCCGTTCCTGGTGGCCGAGGAGGAGGGCGAGGTGGCCGGCTACGCCTTGGCGAGCCAGTGGCGGCCCAAGCCGGCCTACCGCCACACCGTGGAGGACTCGATCTACCTGGCGCCCGGCCGGACGGGCAGGGGGCTGGGGAGGGCGCTGCTGGGCGAGTTGCTGCCGCGCTGCGCGAAGGGCGGGATACGCCAGGTGGTGGCGGTGATCGCGGACACCGGCGAGCCCGGCTCGGCCGCGCTGCACCGCGCGTTCGGCTTCGAGGCCGCGGGACGCCTGAAGGGGGTCGGCTTCAAGCTGGGCCGCTGGGTCGACACCGAGCTGATGCAGCTCGACCTCACCAGGTGA
- a CDS encoding GNAT family N-acetyltransferase, which translates to MDHHTVRRPGQADAAAVYDLVAAHDIHVIGVPDLTPDDIADELGELDTAKDAWLVENAEGRLDGWAWAMPKGDSDHLDVEVIVRPGVNDGVGEWLWSAVLERSREIAAERGHEGATLDIGLYRADEARQAVVKGLGFEPATSFHRLGIDFEGPVEAPEPPEGVTLHTADTDELRREAHRVQQEGFADHFGFVPLPYEEWLARRQASAATDWSQLTLAKVDGEPAAMLLGTNHFAADENRGYVLSLATLPAYRGRGLGRLLLRSAFAADAARGRRGTLLQVDANNTTPALGLYTSAGMRPVLVIDVWRRRI; encoded by the coding sequence ATGGATCACCACACCGTTCGCCGTCCGGGCCAGGCGGACGCCGCCGCCGTCTACGACCTCGTCGCCGCCCACGACATCCACGTCATCGGCGTCCCCGACCTGACCCCCGACGACATCGCCGACGAGCTCGGCGAGCTCGACACCGCCAAGGACGCATGGCTGGTCGAAAACGCCGAAGGCAGGCTCGACGGGTGGGCCTGGGCCATGCCCAAGGGCGACAGCGACCACCTCGACGTCGAGGTGATCGTCAGGCCGGGCGTGAACGACGGCGTCGGCGAGTGGCTCTGGTCGGCGGTCCTGGAACGCTCCCGCGAGATCGCCGCCGAGCGCGGCCACGAGGGCGCCACGCTCGACATCGGCCTCTACCGCGCCGACGAGGCCAGGCAGGCCGTCGTCAAGGGGCTCGGATTCGAGCCCGCCACCAGCTTCCACCGGCTCGGCATCGACTTCGAGGGGCCGGTCGAGGCGCCCGAGCCGCCCGAGGGCGTCACCCTGCACACCGCCGACACCGACGAGCTCAGGCGGGAGGCGCACCGCGTCCAGCAGGAGGGGTTCGCCGACCACTTCGGGTTCGTGCCCCTGCCGTACGAGGAGTGGCTGGCCCGCAGGCAGGCCTCGGCGGCCACCGACTGGTCGCAGCTCACGCTCGCGAAGGTCGATGGCGAGCCCGCCGCGATGCTGCTGGGCACCAACCACTTCGCCGCCGACGAGAACCGCGGCTACGTCCTCAGCCTCGCCACCCTGCCCGCCTACCGCGGGCGCGGCCTCGGCCGCCTGCTGCTGCGCTCGGCCTTCGCCGCCGACGCCGCACGGGGACGGCGTGGCACCCTGCTCCAGGTCGACGCCAACAACACCACACCCGCGCTCGGCCTGTACACCTCGGCGGGCATGCGGCCGGTCCTGGTGATCGACGTCTGGCGCAGGCGGATCTAG